A window of Patescibacteria group bacterium contains these coding sequences:
- a CDS encoding ribonuclease HI family protein, translating to MKLITYSDGGSRGNPGPACGGAVVKTADGEVLETLSRFLGRATNNVAEYTGIVIALEAAKRHGATEVEMRMDSELAVKQLKGEYKVKNPDLAKLFMQVHNLALGFKRVTFKHVRREQNTEADAAVNACLDAHT from the coding sequence ATGAAACTCATCACCTATTCCGACGGAGGATCGCGCGGCAACCCGGGGCCGGCGTGCGGCGGCGCGGTCGTGAAGACCGCGGACGGCGAAGTGCTCGAGACGCTCTCGCGGTTCCTGGGTCGCGCCACCAACAACGTGGCGGAGTACACCGGCATCGTCATCGCGCTCGAAGCGGCCAAGCGGCATGGGGCGACGGAAGTGGAGATGCGCATGGATTCGGAACTGGCGGTGAAGCAGCTCAAGGGCGAGTATAAGGTGAAGAATCCGGACCTCGCGAAGCTGTTCATGCAGGTGCACAACCTCGCCCTCGGCTTCAAGCGCGTCACGTTCAAGCACGTGCGACGCGAGCAGAACACGGAGGCGGATGCGGCGGTGAATGCGTGTCTGGACGCGCACACCTGA
- the recJ gene encoding single-stranded-DNA-specific exonuclease RecJ: MKERVWITDPAVPDEARAAFPDVHPVALRLLWNRGVRTQAEMDVFLGPDWSRDAHSPSMFRNMQAAVERVFAALEAGERITVHGDYDADGVCGTTVLMSTLCDICRSLGGQGPQADKAFRENPAGLRASTAFQLSSYIPHREKEGYGLSVATMEKLAAEGTKLVITVDCGISNKDAIDRGRELGVDTIVCDHHAVPDALPDAAILLHPQVPGETYPNKTLCGTGVAFKLASALIHEASKRGASFAEGYEKWLLDLVAIATVTDVMPLMGENRVLETYGLKVLNKTRRVGIQKLLEAAGNKGGELDTVTIGFQIGPRLNAAGRMEHARGAVELLLEEDPTRAAELAMRLNEVNADRQKASEAMYQEAKRLVGDPGDTKCVIVSSAGWSPGLVGLVAGKLVNDFCRPVYAVGKDGERYVGSGRSFGGFDVTAALHACKEHLDRFGGHPQACGFSVSGEERFAFLVESLHKHADAHIKPDDLRPILRVDADLDLEDVDWALLEAVQKLEPFGEKNPRPLFASRATVVAFDTVGADGKHLRLSARGKGGRIAKFIGFRFGEWVKRLKPGQALDVAFELGVNEWKGNRELQLRIVDLKA; encoded by the coding sequence ATGAAAGAGCGCGTGTGGATAACCGATCCGGCCGTGCCCGACGAGGCTCGGGCGGCATTCCCGGACGTGCATCCGGTGGCATTACGGTTGCTGTGGAACAGGGGAGTGAGGACCCAAGCCGAAATGGACGTGTTCCTGGGGCCGGATTGGAGTCGTGATGCGCACTCGCCCTCGATGTTTCGCAACATGCAAGCGGCCGTTGAGCGCGTCTTCGCGGCGCTTGAGGCCGGCGAGCGCATCACGGTCCACGGCGACTACGACGCGGACGGCGTGTGCGGCACGACCGTGCTCATGTCCACGCTGTGCGACATCTGTCGATCGTTAGGCGGACAAGGCCCCCAGGCGGACAAGGCTTTCAGGGAAAACCCTGCGGGCCTGCGGGCCTCTACCGCCTTTCAGCTCTCCTCCTATATCCCTCACCGCGAGAAGGAAGGCTACGGCCTGTCCGTCGCGACCATGGAAAAGCTTGCGGCCGAAGGGACAAAGCTGGTCATCACCGTGGACTGCGGCATTTCCAACAAGGACGCGATCGACCGGGGCCGCGAGCTGGGCGTGGACACCATCGTGTGCGATCACCATGCCGTGCCCGACGCGCTCCCGGACGCGGCCATCCTGCTGCACCCGCAAGTGCCAGGGGAGACGTATCCGAACAAGACGCTGTGCGGGACAGGAGTCGCCTTTAAGTTGGCGAGCGCGCTTATCCATGAGGCATCTAAACGTGGTGCGAGCTTCGCGGAAGGGTATGAGAAATGGCTGCTCGACCTCGTCGCCATCGCGACCGTCACGGACGTGATGCCGCTCATGGGGGAGAACCGCGTGCTCGAGACGTATGGGCTCAAAGTGCTCAACAAGACGCGGCGCGTGGGCATCCAAAAACTCCTCGAGGCGGCTGGTAACAAGGGCGGGGAGCTCGACACCGTGACCATAGGTTTTCAGATCGGACCGCGGCTGAATGCAGCTGGACGCATGGAGCACGCACGTGGCGCGGTCGAGTTGTTGCTCGAAGAAGACCCGACGCGAGCGGCCGAGCTTGCCATGCGTCTCAACGAAGTGAACGCAGATCGTCAGAAGGCGTCCGAGGCGATGTATCAGGAGGCGAAGCGTCTCGTCGGCGATCCCGGTGACACGAAGTGCGTCATCGTCTCAAGCGCCGGCTGGTCGCCGGGACTCGTCGGGCTCGTCGCGGGCAAGTTGGTGAACGATTTTTGTCGTCCGGTGTATGCGGTCGGAAAAGATGGCGAGCGTTATGTCGGCTCCGGCCGTAGCTTCGGCGGGTTCGACGTGACCGCGGCGCTTCACGCGTGCAAGGAACACCTCGATCGGTTCGGCGGGCATCCGCAGGCGTGCGGGTTTTCGGTGAGCGGGGAAGAACGGTTCGCGTTCCTCGTCGAATCGCTCCATAAGCACGCCGACGCGCACATCAAGCCGGATGACTTGCGTCCGATCCTGCGCGTGGACGCCGACCTCGACCTCGAGGACGTGGATTGGGCGTTGCTCGAGGCCGTGCAGAAACTCGAACCGTTCGGCGAGAAGAACCCGCGTCCATTGTTCGCCTCGCGCGCGACCGTCGTCGCCTTTGACACGGTCGGCGCGGACGGGAAGCATCTCCGGTTGTCGGCGCGCGGCAAGGGTGGGAGAATAGCCAAGTTCATCGGGTTCCGGTTCGGGGAATGGGTGAAGCGACTGAAACCGGGGCAGGCATTGGACGTCGCCTTCGAATTAGGCGTGAACGAGTGGAAGGGGAACCGGGAATTGCAGTTGAGGATCGTTGACTTGAAGGCGTGA
- a CDS encoding elongation factor 4 encodes MVPQSKIRNFCIIAHIDHGKSTLSDRLLEVTGTVDKRQMKDQMLDSMDLERERGITIKLAPARMTHKGHILNLIDTPGHVDFNYEVSRSLAAVEGAVLLVDATQGVQAQTIGNLYLALAEDLVIIPALNKIDMPAADVPRRMAELVQLIGCKEEDVLLVSGKTGQGVPELLDAIVERVPAPEGNPAASARALVFDSAYDDYKGVVAYVRVVDGAFKKGDRILMMASRSDGELLDVGALRPGRFDAMPELECGQIGYVVTGFKDIAACRVGDTVTSLKVPATEALSGYREVRPMVFAGLFPKEGFDFARLREGMERLKLNDASLTYEPEHSPALGYGFRCGLLGMLHMEIVKERLSREFDIELVVTVPSVAYKVLKMSGETLVVKSPSELPDMSHIKEIEEPWVKADIVTPSDHIGGVMQLVTDRRGIYKDTEYLSENRVILHYEIPLAMVIVDFYDKLKSVTSGYASLNYELMDFRVADVVKLDILVAEEPVEAFASLVYRDEADRVGRRMLESLKESIPAQNFVIKLQAAVGGKIVASERISAMRKDVTAKLYGGDVTRKRKLLEKQKKGKAKMAEFGRGSVDIPSEAYMSVLKRG; translated from the coding sequence ATGGTTCCCCAGTCCAAGATCCGCAACTTCTGCATCATCGCGCACATCGACCACGGGAAGTCCACGCTTTCCGACCGGCTGCTTGAGGTCACCGGGACGGTCGACAAGCGTCAGATGAAGGACCAGATGCTCGACTCCATGGACCTCGAGCGCGAACGCGGGATCACCATCAAGCTCGCTCCGGCGCGCATGACCCACAAGGGCCATATCCTCAACCTGATCGACACCCCTGGCCACGTCGATTTCAACTACGAGGTGTCGCGCTCGCTCGCGGCCGTGGAAGGCGCGGTGCTGCTCGTGGACGCCACGCAGGGCGTGCAGGCGCAGACCATCGGCAACCTGTACCTCGCGCTCGCCGAAGACCTCGTGATCATCCCGGCGCTCAACAAGATCGACATGCCCGCCGCCGACGTGCCACGGCGCATGGCCGAGCTGGTGCAGCTCATCGGATGCAAGGAGGAAGACGTGCTGCTGGTGAGCGGAAAGACGGGGCAGGGCGTTCCTGAACTTCTCGACGCCATCGTGGAGCGCGTGCCTGCGCCGGAAGGGAACCCCGCGGCGAGCGCCCGCGCGCTCGTGTTCGACTCGGCCTACGACGACTACAAGGGCGTGGTGGCGTACGTGCGCGTGGTGGACGGCGCGTTCAAGAAGGGCGACAGGATCCTGATGATGGCCAGCCGCAGCGACGGCGAGCTGCTCGACGTGGGCGCGCTGCGCCCGGGCCGCTTCGACGCCATGCCCGAGCTCGAATGCGGGCAGATCGGCTACGTCGTGACCGGGTTCAAGGACATCGCGGCCTGCCGCGTGGGCGACACGGTCACGAGCCTCAAGGTGCCGGCCACCGAGGCGCTCTCCGGGTACCGCGAGGTGCGGCCCATGGTGTTCGCCGGGCTGTTCCCCAAGGAAGGGTTCGACTTCGCGCGATTGCGCGAGGGGATGGAGCGGCTCAAGCTCAACGACGCCTCGCTCACCTACGAGCCCGAGCATTCGCCCGCGCTCGGCTACGGGTTCCGCTGCGGGTTGCTGGGCATGCTGCACATGGAGATCGTGAAGGAGCGCCTGTCGCGCGAGTTCGACATCGAGCTCGTGGTGACCGTGCCGAGCGTGGCGTACAAGGTGCTCAAGATGTCCGGGGAGACGCTCGTCGTGAAGTCCCCCTCGGAGCTTCCCGACATGTCGCACATCAAGGAGATCGAGGAGCCGTGGGTGAAGGCCGACATCGTCACGCCCAGCGACCACATCGGCGGCGTGATGCAGCTGGTCACGGATCGCCGGGGCATCTACAAGGACACCGAATACCTGTCCGAGAACCGGGTCATCCTCCACTACGAGATCCCGCTCGCCATGGTGATCGTGGATTTCTACGACAAGCTCAAGTCGGTCACCAGCGGGTACGCCAGCCTCAACTACGAGCTGATGGATTTTCGCGTCGCGGACGTCGTGAAATTGGACATCCTGGTCGCGGAAGAACCGGTCGAAGCGTTCGCGTCGCTCGTCTATCGCGACGAGGCCGACCGCGTGGGCCGCCGCATGCTCGAGAGCCTCAAGGAAAGCATCCCGGCGCAGAACTTCGTGATCAAGCTGCAGGCCGCGGTGGGCGGCAAGATCGTGGCAAGCGAGCGCATCAGCGCCATGCGCAAGGACGTCACGGCCAAGCTCTACGGCGGCGACGTCACGCGCAAGCGCAAGCTCCTCGAGAAGCAGAAGAAGGGCAAGGCCAAGATGGCCGAGTTCGGCCGCGGCTCCGTCGACATCCCGAGCGAGGCGTACATGAGCGTGCTGAAACGGGGGTAG
- a CDS encoding MBL fold metallo-hydrolase: MKISFYGAAREVTGSCYLVEAADSAGQAHRFLVDCGMFQGEERLCGSKNMLPFGFDPESVEAVFVTHPHADHTGRLPKLLKEGFAGRVIMTRPCCALTRIVLLDAAHIMEENAKRCGDPVLYAPEDLDALISRCEGVGYHEQVEIAPGITVMFHDAGHVLGSSFVSIEAEGKRVVFSGDIGNDNVPILPPTERLSRADAVVCESTYGHRVHEPMKERGEKLRAAIEQVIRDRGVLMIPSFSIERTQELLYAINNLLKDLRTDIPMFLDSPMAIRATEIYRQFKEYLLFDRSILSEPDRDFFSFPNLRETLTVPESKAIFDVKPPYVLIAGSGMMSGGRILHHLIRHLPDPKSTLLIIGYQAAGTLGRKIYEGAKRVKVFREEVTVRCKVSAIGSFSAHGDMNKLTRWLMPEEGGVPKKIFLVHGDPEAQDVFETHLRHELKTEVHAPSFGETVEV; this comes from the coding sequence GTGAAGATCTCCTTTTACGGCGCCGCGCGCGAGGTCACGGGCTCTTGCTACCTCGTCGAAGCGGCGGACAGCGCCGGACAGGCGCACCGGTTCCTCGTGGACTGCGGGATGTTCCAGGGCGAGGAGCGCCTGTGCGGGAGCAAGAACATGCTGCCGTTCGGGTTCGACCCGGAGTCCGTGGAGGCCGTGTTCGTCACGCATCCGCACGCCGACCACACCGGGCGCCTGCCCAAGCTCCTCAAGGAAGGGTTCGCCGGCCGCGTGATCATGACGCGCCCGTGCTGCGCGCTCACCCGCATCGTACTCCTGGACGCGGCGCACATCATGGAGGAGAACGCCAAGCGCTGCGGCGATCCGGTCTTGTATGCGCCCGAAGACCTGGATGCGCTCATTTCCCGCTGCGAGGGGGTGGGCTACCACGAGCAGGTCGAGATCGCCCCGGGCATCACCGTGATGTTCCACGACGCCGGCCACGTCCTCGGCAGCTCGTTCGTCTCGATCGAGGCCGAAGGGAAGCGCGTCGTCTTTTCGGGCGACATCGGGAACGACAACGTCCCGATCCTTCCGCCCACCGAGCGCCTCTCGCGCGCCGACGCCGTGGTGTGCGAATCCACCTACGGCCACCGCGTGCATGAGCCCATGAAGGAGCGCGGGGAGAAGCTGCGCGCGGCCATCGAGCAGGTCATCCGCGACCGCGGGGTGCTCATGATCCCGAGCTTCTCCATCGAGCGCACGCAGGAGCTCCTGTATGCCATCAATAACCTGCTCAAGGACCTTCGGACGGACATCCCGATGTTCCTCGATTCGCCGATGGCCATCCGCGCCACCGAGATCTACCGGCAGTTCAAGGAGTACCTCCTGTTCGACCGCTCCATCCTGTCCGAGCCGGATCGGGACTTCTTCAGCTTCCCCAATTTGCGCGAGACGCTCACGGTTCCCGAGTCGAAAGCGATCTTCGACGTGAAGCCGCCGTACGTGCTCATCGCCGGGAGCGGCATGATGAGCGGCGGGCGCATCCTGCACCACCTCATCCGCCACCTGCCTGACCCGAAATCGACGCTGCTCATCATCGGCTACCAGGCGGCCGGCACGCTCGGCCGCAAGATCTACGAGGGGGCCAAGCGCGTGAAGGTGTTCCGTGAGGAGGTGACGGTGCGCTGCAAAGTGTCCGCCATCGGTTCGTTTTCCGCGCACGGCGACATGAACAAGCTCACGCGCTGGCTCATGCCCGAGGAGGGCGGGGTGCCCAAGAAGATCTTCCTCGTGCACGGCGACCCCGAGGCGCAGGACGTGTTCGAGACGCATCTGCGCCACGAGCTGAAGACCGAGGTCCACGCCCCGAGCTTCGGGGAGACGGTCGAGGTCTGA
- the dusB gene encoding tRNA dihydrouridine synthase DusB — translation MATLDWNSLPRPIVALSPMADMTDSAFCRIVKSMASPVVFREMVSSEAVVRGNDKTLGMTGIHPAERPLVQQLFGSDPAVMAEAARVIYESHGPEAFDVNMGCPVYKIVHNFNGAALMKEPARAAAIVKAIREAVPVPVSVKIRTGWSDPADCLAFAPVLEQAGAALITIHGRTKAQGYAGVSDWARIAEVKRLVSIPVLANGDAHTAPRVVEMLEATGADGAMVARGALGNPWIFAQADDLLAGRPPREVTTEERIRVVKAHARLHVEQYGDPSTSLRVGLSQSKPERGVHTFRKHLSWYFKGQRGAKLFREKLMRVSTLAELDAALDAVSASAP, via the coding sequence ATGGCAACGCTCGACTGGAACAGCCTGCCCCGCCCGATCGTGGCGCTCTCGCCCATGGCCGACATGACCGACTCGGCGTTTTGCCGCATCGTGAAGTCCATGGCGTCGCCCGTCGTGTTCCGCGAGATGGTCTCCTCCGAGGCGGTCGTGCGCGGCAACGACAAGACGCTCGGAATGACCGGCATCCATCCGGCCGAGCGCCCGCTCGTACAGCAGCTGTTCGGCTCGGACCCGGCCGTGATGGCCGAGGCGGCGCGCGTCATCTACGAGTCTCACGGGCCCGAGGCGTTCGACGTCAACATGGGCTGCCCGGTGTACAAGATCGTGCACAATTTCAACGGCGCGGCGCTCATGAAGGAGCCGGCGCGCGCCGCCGCGATCGTGAAGGCGATCCGCGAGGCCGTGCCCGTCCCTGTTTCCGTGAAGATCCGCACCGGCTGGAGCGACCCCGCGGACTGCCTCGCCTTCGCGCCTGTGCTCGAACAGGCCGGCGCGGCGCTCATCACCATCCACGGCCGCACCAAGGCGCAGGGCTACGCCGGCGTTTCCGACTGGGCGCGCATCGCCGAGGTGAAGAGGCTGGTCTCGATCCCCGTGCTCGCCAACGGCGATGCGCACACCGCGCCGAGGGTCGTTGAGATGCTCGAGGCCACCGGAGCCGACGGCGCCATGGTGGCGCGCGGCGCGCTCGGCAACCCGTGGATCTTCGCGCAGGCGGACGACCTGCTCGCCGGACGTCCTCCGAGAGAGGTCACGACGGAGGAGCGGATTCGCGTCGTGAAGGCTCACGCCAGGCTTCACGTCGAACAGTACGGGGACCCTTCGACTTCACTCAGGGTCGGGCTGAGCCAGTCGAAGCCCGAACGAGGAGTCCACACCTTCCGCAAACACCTCTCGTGGTACTTCAAGGGCCAACGCGGGGCGAAGCTTTTCCGCGAAAAGCTCATGCGGGTTTCCACGCTTGCAGAGCTTGATGCGGCGCTGGATGCCGTTTCCGCATCGGCGCCCTGA
- a CDS encoding ribonucleoside triphosphate reductase: MPSPSTIDVTGTVEEYLGREDWRVNANANQGYSLGGMILNMAGKVTAKYWLHNVYPEAIRDAHIDGDFHIHDLDMFSGYCAGWSLRQLLEEGFNGVANKVESAPPKHFDTALGQMVNFLGTLQNEWAGAQAFSSFDTYLAPYVKADGLTYDQVRQGVQTFVFNLNVPSRWGMQTPFTNITLDWTCPEDMREKQPMIGGVVQPFTYADCQPEMDIINRAYIDVMSAGDNKGRIFTFPIPTYNVTKDFDWDHPNAQGLFEMTAKYGIPYFQNFLNSSLNPSDVRSMCCRLQLDLRALKARGGGLFGSAEMTGSVGVVTINLPRIGYLSRTKEEFFTRLGTLMDLAQTSLELKRKVVQENMDRGLLPYTKRYLYSLRNHFSTIGLNGMNEACLNFRGCDIASQDGKAFAEEVLVFMRDRLVEYQEHTGHLYNLEATPAEGTTYRFARKDRKRFPDIVQAGTPDAPYYTNSSHLPVGYSDNPFDALRHQDDLQTKYTGGTVLHLFLGERVEDWKACRAFVRKALENFRLPYITVTPTFSICPTHGYLRGELPTCPTCAAECEVWSRIVGYFRPVSQWNKGKKSEFAERVEYRTEASLEPVCA; this comes from the coding sequence ATGCCATCTCCATCCACCATCGACGTGACCGGCACGGTCGAAGAGTACCTCGGACGCGAGGACTGGCGCGTGAACGCGAACGCCAACCAGGGCTACTCCCTGGGCGGCATGATCCTGAACATGGCCGGAAAGGTGACGGCGAAGTACTGGCTGCACAACGTCTATCCGGAGGCGATCCGGGACGCCCACATCGACGGGGACTTCCATATCCATGACCTTGACATGTTTTCCGGCTACTGCGCCGGATGGAGCCTTCGCCAACTCCTCGAGGAAGGGTTCAACGGGGTGGCGAACAAGGTGGAATCCGCCCCGCCCAAGCATTTCGACACCGCCCTCGGGCAGATGGTGAACTTTCTCGGCACCTTGCAGAACGAATGGGCCGGCGCCCAGGCGTTCTCCTCGTTCGATACCTACCTCGCCCCCTACGTCAAGGCCGACGGCCTCACCTACGACCAGGTGCGGCAAGGGGTCCAGACCTTCGTGTTCAACCTCAACGTCCCGTCGCGCTGGGGGATGCAGACCCCGTTCACGAACATCACCCTGGACTGGACCTGCCCGGAAGACATGCGCGAGAAGCAGCCCATGATCGGGGGAGTCGTGCAGCCCTTCACGTATGCCGATTGCCAGCCGGAGATGGACATCATCAACCGCGCGTACATCGACGTGATGAGCGCCGGTGACAATAAGGGGCGCATCTTCACCTTCCCCATCCCCACCTACAACGTCACGAAGGATTTCGACTGGGACCATCCCAACGCCCAAGGGCTGTTCGAGATGACGGCCAAGTACGGCATCCCCTATTTCCAAAACTTCCTCAACTCCTCCCTCAACCCGAGCGACGTGCGCAGCATGTGCTGCCGCCTCCAGCTGGACCTGCGGGCGCTCAAGGCGCGCGGGGGCGGCCTGTTCGGCTCGGCGGAAATGACCGGGAGCGTGGGCGTGGTCACGATCAACCTGCCGCGCATCGGCTACCTCTCGCGCACGAAAGAGGAGTTCTTCACGCGCCTGGGGACGCTCATGGACCTCGCGCAGACCTCGCTCGAGCTCAAGCGCAAGGTGGTGCAGGAAAACATGGATCGCGGCCTGCTCCCGTACACCAAGCGCTACCTGTACTCGCTGCGCAACCATTTCTCCACCATCGGGCTCAACGGGATGAACGAGGCGTGCCTCAACTTCCGCGGATGCGACATCGCCTCGCAAGACGGCAAGGCGTTCGCGGAGGAGGTGCTGGTCTTCATGCGCGACCGGCTCGTGGAATACCAGGAGCATACCGGCCACCTGTACAACCTCGAGGCCACGCCGGCCGAAGGGACGACCTATCGGTTCGCGCGCAAGGACCGCAAGCGGTTCCCGGACATCGTCCAGGCCGGCACGCCGGACGCCCCGTACTACACCAACTCCTCCCACCTCCCCGTCGGGTACTCGGACAACCCGTTCGACGCGCTCCGGCACCAGGACGACCTGCAGACGAAATACACCGGCGGCACCGTGCTCCATCTCTTCCTCGGGGAGCGGGTGGAGGACTGGAAGGCGTGCCGCGCGTTCGTCCGCAAGGCCCTGGAAAACTTCCGCCTCCCCTACATCACCGTCACGCCGACGTTCAGCATCTGCCCGACGCACGGATACCTGCGCGGCGAGCTCCCGACCTGCCCGACCTGCGCGGCGGAATGCGAGGTGTGGTCGCGGATCGTGGGGTATTTCCGGCCGGTCAGCCAGTGGAACAAGGGAAAGAAGTCGGAGTTCGCCGAACGGGTCGAGTACCGCACGGAAGCTTCCCTTGAACCGGTGTGCGCCTAG
- a CDS encoding anaerobic ribonucleoside-triphosphate reductase activating protein, with protein sequence MRLGGFIPVSLLDYPGKVAAVVFTQGCPFRCVYCHNPELIPSDRPGAIDEEEVISRLAVDRALLDGVCVTGGEPTSQPDLPAFLARIKALGLAVKLDTNGMHPRMVASCLEAGLVDCLAMDLKHRWERYADVIGEQAAAAVSRCRETFALIQRSGIDHEFRTTTYPRLHTAEDLHEIASHLRPGERYFIQPIRYGKTFVPDLERVPMDYAETVASLQRAYPLLEIAVRGQA encoded by the coding sequence GTGCGCCTAGGGGGATTCATCCCCGTAAGCCTGCTGGATTATCCGGGCAAGGTGGCCGCGGTCGTGTTCACGCAAGGGTGCCCGTTCCGCTGCGTCTATTGCCACAATCCCGAACTGATCCCGTCCGACCGGCCCGGAGCGATCGACGAGGAAGAGGTCATCTCGCGGCTCGCCGTCGACCGCGCCCTGCTCGACGGGGTGTGCGTCACCGGCGGCGAACCGACGTCCCAGCCGGACCTCCCCGCGTTCCTCGCCCGCATCAAGGCGCTCGGCCTCGCGGTAAAGCTCGACACCAACGGGATGCACCCGCGCATGGTGGCGTCCTGCCTTGAGGCCGGCCTCGTGGATTGCCTCGCCATGGACCTCAAGCACCGGTGGGAGCGGTATGCGGACGTGATCGGCGAGCAGGCCGCGGCGGCCGTCTCGCGATGCCGCGAGACGTTCGCCCTCATCCAGCGCTCCGGCATCGACCATGAGTTCCGCACGACGACGTATCCCCGACTCCATACGGCCGAGGACCTGCACGAGATCGCCTCCCACCTGAGGCCGGGGGAGCGGTATTTCATACAGCCGATCCGTTACGGCAAGACGTTCGTGCCGGATCTTGAGCGGGTGCCCATGGACTACGCCGAAACGGTGGCATCCCTTCAGCGGGCCTATCCTCTCCTGGAGATCGCCGTGCGCGGCCAGGCCTGA
- the dnaX gene encoding DNA polymerase III subunit gamma/tau → MSEALYRTYRPTCFDEVVGQDHVKTTLRNEVVSGKVAHAYLFTGPRGVGKTTIARILAKAVNCLASKGGEPCNACESCQSVAAGSAMDVLEIDAATHTGVDNIRETVIEAVRFAPNRLKRRVYVIDEVHMLSAGSFNALLKTLEEPPAHAVFILATTEIHKVPATVISRCERFDFRRIPVAELVETLRGIAKKEGVEVEEAVLAAVARHAEGGLRDAESLLGQLFAIGGKKVGMEEASLVLPATNALAAAELVEHVVKRDAASAVALVGKVAEQGVDLPHFAADVVDALRALLHASLGDAQALPSRLDHDSAGRLTALLGQTNPRAIAVLIDRFEKARRQSKGESIPSLPLEIAIVESCVGEADKASGGQGPQGSADFRRTRVGSVRLEGGVKAVGDKAEGNVEVQTISVSDSPVLRPSTPDALPPSPPTALGTVPVLSIDQVKAKWPDVFQLVKAANASLPVVLRTGEISRVDGDRIEISFAYSLHADTLNTVRNRLILDPVLERVYGARLHLHGTYARATDPDEAVDLLLEEFGGSAA, encoded by the coding sequence ATGTCCGAAGCCTTGTATCGAACCTACCGTCCGACCTGCTTCGACGAAGTGGTCGGCCAGGACCACGTGAAGACCACGCTCAGAAACGAGGTTGTTTCGGGCAAGGTCGCGCATGCGTATCTGTTCACGGGTCCGCGCGGGGTGGGGAAGACCACCATCGCCCGCATCCTGGCCAAGGCCGTGAATTGTCTCGCGTCGAAGGGGGGCGAGCCGTGTAACGCGTGCGAGTCCTGCCAGTCCGTCGCCGCCGGTTCGGCCATGGACGTGCTCGAGATCGACGCGGCCACGCACACGGGCGTCGACAACATCCGCGAGACGGTGATCGAGGCCGTGCGTTTCGCGCCCAACCGCCTCAAGCGCCGCGTGTACGTGATCGACGAGGTGCACATGCTCTCCGCCGGTTCGTTCAACGCGCTCTTAAAGACGCTCGAGGAGCCGCCCGCGCACGCCGTGTTCATCCTGGCCACCACCGAGATCCACAAGGTCCCCGCGACGGTGATCAGCCGCTGCGAACGGTTCGATTTCCGACGCATCCCCGTCGCGGAACTCGTCGAGACGCTCCGTGGCATCGCCAAGAAGGAAGGGGTGGAGGTCGAGGAAGCCGTGCTCGCGGCCGTGGCGCGTCATGCCGAAGGAGGATTGCGCGATGCCGAGTCGCTTCTTGGCCAGCTGTTCGCCATCGGCGGCAAGAAGGTGGGGATGGAAGAGGCCTCGCTCGTCTTGCCCGCGACCAACGCGCTGGCGGCCGCCGAACTCGTCGAACACGTGGTGAAGCGCGACGCGGCCTCGGCCGTGGCCCTCGTCGGGAAGGTGGCGGAGCAGGGGGTCGATCTCCCGCATTTCGCCGCCGACGTGGTGGACGCCTTGCGCGCCCTGCTCCACGCGAGCCTTGGCGACGCGCAAGCGCTCCCCTCGCGCCTCGACCATGACAGCGCAGGACGACTTACCGCATTGCTTGGGCAGACGAATCCGCGTGCGATCGCCGTGCTCATCGATCGTTTTGAAAAGGCGCGGCGTCAGTCCAAAGGCGAATCCATTCCATCGCTCCCGTTAGAGATCGCGATCGTGGAGTCGTGCGTCGGCGAGGCGGACAAGGCCTCAGGCGGACAAGGCCCGCAGGGAAGCGCGGATTTTAGGAGGACGAGGGTTGGTTCGGTGAGGCTAGAGGGAGGCGTGAAGGCCGTAGGCGACAAGGCCGAAGGGAACGTAGAAGTTCAGACTATTTCGGTCTCCGATTCGCCCGTCCTGAGGCCTTCAACGCCTGATGCCTTACCGCCTTCTCCCCCCACTGCTCTCGGCACCGTCCCCGTCCTCTCCATCGACCAGGTCAAGGCCAAATGGCCGGACGTGTTCCAGCTGGTGAAGGCCGCAAACGCGTCGCTGCCCGTCGTGCTGCGGACCGGAGAGATCTCCAGGGTGGATGGCGACCGCATCGAGATCAGCTTCGCCTATTCGCTCCACGCCGACACGCTCAATACCGTCCGCAACCGCCTCATCCTCGATCCCGTGCTCGAGCGCGTGTACGGCGCGCGCCTGCACCTGCACGGCACGTATGCGCGAGCGACGGATCCGGACGAGGCCGTGGACCTCCTTCTCGAGGAGTTCGGCGGCAGCGCGGCATGA